In Xyrauchen texanus isolate HMW12.3.18 chromosome 35, RBS_HiC_50CHRs, whole genome shotgun sequence, one DNA window encodes the following:
- the LOC127628487 gene encoding TAR DNA-binding protein 43-like isoform X1 → MTECYIRVTEDENEEPMEIPSEEDGTVLLSTVSAQFPGACGLRYRSTVSQCMRGVRLVEGVLHAPEADWGNLVYVVNYPKVHFADNKRKMDEMDAASAVKIKRGVQKTSDLIVLGLPWKTTEQDLKDYFSTFGEVIMVQVKRDAKTGNSKGFGFVRFTDYETQVKVVSQRHMIDGRWCDCKLPNSKYFLEQAGPDEPMRSRKVFVGRCTEDMTTDELRQFFMQYGEVTDVFIPKPFRAFAFVTFADDQVAQSLCGEDLIIKGTSVHISNAEPKHNNSRQMMDRGRFGGFGGQGFGSSRSPNSNVNFGALSLNPAMMAAAQAALQSSWGMMGMLANQQNQTAASGTTPSAATSGSRDQNQSYNASGNNYNTSSTASLGWGAGNNSGSSSGFNSGFGSSMETKSSWGM, encoded by the exons ATGACGGAGTGCTACATTCGCGTGACGGAGGATGAGAATGAAGAGCCCATGGAGATTCCGTCCGAGGAGGATGGCACTGTGCTGCTCTCCACCGTCTCCGCGCAGTTCCCAGGTGCCTGCGGCCTGCGCTACCGGAGCACCGTGTCTCAGTGCATGAGAGGTGTCCGGTTAGTGGAGGGGGTTCTGCATGCACCCGAGGCAGACTGGGGCAACCTGGTGTACGTGGTCAATTATCCAAAAG TTCATTTTGCAGATAACAAAAGGAAGATGGATGAAATGGATGCCGCTTCTGCTGTGAAGATCAAGAGAGGTGTGCAGAAGACGTCAGACCTGATTGTTCTTGGGTTGCCATGGAAAACGACAGAGCAAGACCTTAAAGATTACTTTAGCACTTTTGGAGAGGTCATCATGGTACAG GTTAAGAGAGATGCAAAAACTGGAAATTCCAAAGGATTTGGCTTTGTAAGATTTACAGACTACGAAACACAAGTTAAAGTCGTATCCCAGCGGCATATGATTGATGGAAGGTGGTGTGACTGCAAACTCCCCAATTCAAAG TATTTCCTGGAACAGGCTGGCCCAGATGAGCCTATGAGAAGCCGGAAAGTGTTTGTGGGCCGGTGCACTGAGGACATGACTACAGATGAGCTTAGACAGTTTTTTATGCAATATGGTGAAGTCACAGATGTATTCATCCCCAAACCTTTCCGAGCTTTTGCCTTCGTCACCTTTGCCGATGATCAG GTTGCCCAGTCGCTGTGTGGTGAGGACCTGATCATTAAAGGAACCAGCGTGCACATCTCCAACGCTGAGCCTAAGCACAATAATAGTAGGCAAATGATGGATCGTGGGCGTTTCGGGGGGTTTGGGGGGCAGGGCTTCGGTAGTAGTCGCAGTCCCAACAGTAATGTTAATTTTGGGGCCCTTAGCCTGAATCCAGCCATGATGGCAGCTGCTCAGGCAGCCCTCCAGAGTAGCTGGGGCATGATGGGAATGCTGGCCAATCAGCAGAATCAGACAGCCGCCTCTGGCACCACCCCTAGCGCAGCAACTAGTGGTAGTAGAGATCAGAACCAGAGTTACAATGCAAGCGGCAATAACTATAACACCAGCAGCACAGCTAGTCTAGGGTGGGGGGCGGGCAACAATTCAGGCTCAAGCAGTGGGTTCAACTCCGGTTTTGGATCTAGTATGGAGACTAAGTCAAGCTGGGGAATGTAG
- the LOC127628487 gene encoding TAR DNA-binding protein 43-like isoform X3 has product MTECYIRVTEDENEEPMEIPSEEDGTVLLSTVSAQFPGACGLRYRSTVSQCMRGVRLVEGVLHAPEADWGNLVYVVNYPKVHFADNKRKMDEMDAASAVKIKRGVQKTSDLIVLGLPWKTTEQDLKDYFSTFGEVIMVQVKRDAKTGNSKGFGFVRFTDYETQVKVVSQRHMIDGRWCDCKLPNSKAGPDEPMRSRKVFVGRCTEDMTTDELRQFFMQYGEVTDVFIPKPFRAFAFVTFADDQVAQSLCGEDLIIKGTSVHISNAEPKHNNSRQMMDRGRFGGFGGQGFGSSRSPNSNVNFGALSLNPAMMAAAQAALQSSWGMMGMLANQQNQTAASGTTPSAATSGSRDQNQSYNASGNNYNTSSTASLGWGAGNNSGSSSGFNSGFGSSMETKSSWGM; this is encoded by the exons ATGACGGAGTGCTACATTCGCGTGACGGAGGATGAGAATGAAGAGCCCATGGAGATTCCGTCCGAGGAGGATGGCACTGTGCTGCTCTCCACCGTCTCCGCGCAGTTCCCAGGTGCCTGCGGCCTGCGCTACCGGAGCACCGTGTCTCAGTGCATGAGAGGTGTCCGGTTAGTGGAGGGGGTTCTGCATGCACCCGAGGCAGACTGGGGCAACCTGGTGTACGTGGTCAATTATCCAAAAG TTCATTTTGCAGATAACAAAAGGAAGATGGATGAAATGGATGCCGCTTCTGCTGTGAAGATCAAGAGAGGTGTGCAGAAGACGTCAGACCTGATTGTTCTTGGGTTGCCATGGAAAACGACAGAGCAAGACCTTAAAGATTACTTTAGCACTTTTGGAGAGGTCATCATGGTACAG GTTAAGAGAGATGCAAAAACTGGAAATTCCAAAGGATTTGGCTTTGTAAGATTTACAGACTACGAAACACAAGTTAAAGTCGTATCCCAGCGGCATATGATTGATGGAAGGTGGTGTGACTGCAAACTCCCCAATTCAAAG GCTGGCCCAGATGAGCCTATGAGAAGCCGGAAAGTGTTTGTGGGCCGGTGCACTGAGGACATGACTACAGATGAGCTTAGACAGTTTTTTATGCAATATGGTGAAGTCACAGATGTATTCATCCCCAAACCTTTCCGAGCTTTTGCCTTCGTCACCTTTGCCGATGATCAG GTTGCCCAGTCGCTGTGTGGTGAGGACCTGATCATTAAAGGAACCAGCGTGCACATCTCCAACGCTGAGCCTAAGCACAATAATAGTAGGCAAATGATGGATCGTGGGCGTTTCGGGGGGTTTGGGGGGCAGGGCTTCGGTAGTAGTCGCAGTCCCAACAGTAATGTTAATTTTGGGGCCCTTAGCCTGAATCCAGCCATGATGGCAGCTGCTCAGGCAGCCCTCCAGAGTAGCTGGGGCATGATGGGAATGCTGGCCAATCAGCAGAATCAGACAGCCGCCTCTGGCACCACCCCTAGCGCAGCAACTAGTGGTAGTAGAGATCAGAACCAGAGTTACAATGCAAGCGGCAATAACTATAACACCAGCAGCACAGCTAGTCTAGGGTGGGGGGCGGGCAACAATTCAGGCTCAAGCAGTGGGTTCAACTCCGGTTTTGGATCTAGTATGGAGACTAAGTCAAGCTGGGGAATGTAG
- the LOC127628487 gene encoding TAR DNA-binding protein 43-like isoform X2, which yields MTECYIRVTEDENEEPMEIPSEEDGTVLLSTVSAQFPGACGLRYRSTVSQCMRGVRLVEGVLHAPEADWGNLVYVVNYPKDNKRKMDEMDAASAVKIKRGVQKTSDLIVLGLPWKTTEQDLKDYFSTFGEVIMVQVKRDAKTGNSKGFGFVRFTDYETQVKVVSQRHMIDGRWCDCKLPNSKYFLEQAGPDEPMRSRKVFVGRCTEDMTTDELRQFFMQYGEVTDVFIPKPFRAFAFVTFADDQVAQSLCGEDLIIKGTSVHISNAEPKHNNSRQMMDRGRFGGFGGQGFGSSRSPNSNVNFGALSLNPAMMAAAQAALQSSWGMMGMLANQQNQTAASGTTPSAATSGSRDQNQSYNASGNNYNTSSTASLGWGAGNNSGSSSGFNSGFGSSMETKSSWGM from the exons ATGACGGAGTGCTACATTCGCGTGACGGAGGATGAGAATGAAGAGCCCATGGAGATTCCGTCCGAGGAGGATGGCACTGTGCTGCTCTCCACCGTCTCCGCGCAGTTCCCAGGTGCCTGCGGCCTGCGCTACCGGAGCACCGTGTCTCAGTGCATGAGAGGTGTCCGGTTAGTGGAGGGGGTTCTGCATGCACCCGAGGCAGACTGGGGCAACCTGGTGTACGTGGTCAATTATCCAAAAG ATAACAAAAGGAAGATGGATGAAATGGATGCCGCTTCTGCTGTGAAGATCAAGAGAGGTGTGCAGAAGACGTCAGACCTGATTGTTCTTGGGTTGCCATGGAAAACGACAGAGCAAGACCTTAAAGATTACTTTAGCACTTTTGGAGAGGTCATCATGGTACAG GTTAAGAGAGATGCAAAAACTGGAAATTCCAAAGGATTTGGCTTTGTAAGATTTACAGACTACGAAACACAAGTTAAAGTCGTATCCCAGCGGCATATGATTGATGGAAGGTGGTGTGACTGCAAACTCCCCAATTCAAAG TATTTCCTGGAACAGGCTGGCCCAGATGAGCCTATGAGAAGCCGGAAAGTGTTTGTGGGCCGGTGCACTGAGGACATGACTACAGATGAGCTTAGACAGTTTTTTATGCAATATGGTGAAGTCACAGATGTATTCATCCCCAAACCTTTCCGAGCTTTTGCCTTCGTCACCTTTGCCGATGATCAG GTTGCCCAGTCGCTGTGTGGTGAGGACCTGATCATTAAAGGAACCAGCGTGCACATCTCCAACGCTGAGCCTAAGCACAATAATAGTAGGCAAATGATGGATCGTGGGCGTTTCGGGGGGTTTGGGGGGCAGGGCTTCGGTAGTAGTCGCAGTCCCAACAGTAATGTTAATTTTGGGGCCCTTAGCCTGAATCCAGCCATGATGGCAGCTGCTCAGGCAGCCCTCCAGAGTAGCTGGGGCATGATGGGAATGCTGGCCAATCAGCAGAATCAGACAGCCGCCTCTGGCACCACCCCTAGCGCAGCAACTAGTGGTAGTAGAGATCAGAACCAGAGTTACAATGCAAGCGGCAATAACTATAACACCAGCAGCACAGCTAGTCTAGGGTGGGGGGCGGGCAACAATTCAGGCTCAAGCAGTGGGTTCAACTCCGGTTTTGGATCTAGTATGGAGACTAAGTCAAGCTGGGGAATGTAG
- the LOC127628487 gene encoding TAR DNA-binding protein 43-like isoform X4 translates to MTECYIRVTEDENEEPMEIPSEEDGTVLLSTVSAQFPGACGLRYRSTVSQCMRGVRLVEGVLHAPEADWGNLVYVVNYPKDNKRKMDEMDAASAVKIKRGVQKTSDLIVLGLPWKTTEQDLKDYFSTFGEVIMVQVKRDAKTGNSKGFGFVRFTDYETQVKVVSQRHMIDGRWCDCKLPNSKAGPDEPMRSRKVFVGRCTEDMTTDELRQFFMQYGEVTDVFIPKPFRAFAFVTFADDQVAQSLCGEDLIIKGTSVHISNAEPKHNNSRQMMDRGRFGGFGGQGFGSSRSPNSNVNFGALSLNPAMMAAAQAALQSSWGMMGMLANQQNQTAASGTTPSAATSGSRDQNQSYNASGNNYNTSSTASLGWGAGNNSGSSSGFNSGFGSSMETKSSWGM, encoded by the exons ATGACGGAGTGCTACATTCGCGTGACGGAGGATGAGAATGAAGAGCCCATGGAGATTCCGTCCGAGGAGGATGGCACTGTGCTGCTCTCCACCGTCTCCGCGCAGTTCCCAGGTGCCTGCGGCCTGCGCTACCGGAGCACCGTGTCTCAGTGCATGAGAGGTGTCCGGTTAGTGGAGGGGGTTCTGCATGCACCCGAGGCAGACTGGGGCAACCTGGTGTACGTGGTCAATTATCCAAAAG ATAACAAAAGGAAGATGGATGAAATGGATGCCGCTTCTGCTGTGAAGATCAAGAGAGGTGTGCAGAAGACGTCAGACCTGATTGTTCTTGGGTTGCCATGGAAAACGACAGAGCAAGACCTTAAAGATTACTTTAGCACTTTTGGAGAGGTCATCATGGTACAG GTTAAGAGAGATGCAAAAACTGGAAATTCCAAAGGATTTGGCTTTGTAAGATTTACAGACTACGAAACACAAGTTAAAGTCGTATCCCAGCGGCATATGATTGATGGAAGGTGGTGTGACTGCAAACTCCCCAATTCAAAG GCTGGCCCAGATGAGCCTATGAGAAGCCGGAAAGTGTTTGTGGGCCGGTGCACTGAGGACATGACTACAGATGAGCTTAGACAGTTTTTTATGCAATATGGTGAAGTCACAGATGTATTCATCCCCAAACCTTTCCGAGCTTTTGCCTTCGTCACCTTTGCCGATGATCAG GTTGCCCAGTCGCTGTGTGGTGAGGACCTGATCATTAAAGGAACCAGCGTGCACATCTCCAACGCTGAGCCTAAGCACAATAATAGTAGGCAAATGATGGATCGTGGGCGTTTCGGGGGGTTTGGGGGGCAGGGCTTCGGTAGTAGTCGCAGTCCCAACAGTAATGTTAATTTTGGGGCCCTTAGCCTGAATCCAGCCATGATGGCAGCTGCTCAGGCAGCCCTCCAGAGTAGCTGGGGCATGATGGGAATGCTGGCCAATCAGCAGAATCAGACAGCCGCCTCTGGCACCACCCCTAGCGCAGCAACTAGTGGTAGTAGAGATCAGAACCAGAGTTACAATGCAAGCGGCAATAACTATAACACCAGCAGCACAGCTAGTCTAGGGTGGGGGGCGGGCAACAATTCAGGCTCAAGCAGTGGGTTCAACTCCGGTTTTGGATCTAGTATGGAGACTAAGTCAAGCTGGGGAATGTAG
- the LOC127628495 gene encoding somatostatin-2-like, translating into MRVGWDNRAVVERSIFIMRVLLSLFPLLLIVWNSDITEALPVQDKLSHTNEILTKDQADLLKKMMTDMEELNLTSKELADLDPDLLNGKLGERSVFGQPIPKDKSPCKLFFWKTFSC; encoded by the exons ATGAGAGTTGGATGGGATAATCGTGCAGTGGTAGAGAGAAGTATATTCATCATGCGGGTGCTGCTGAGCTTGTTTCCTCTGCTCCTCATTGTGTGGAACAGTGACATCACTGAGGCTTTACCTGTACAGGACAAGCTATCACACACCAATGAG ATATTGACCAAAGACCAAGCGGACTTGTTGAAGAAGATGATGACAGATATGGAAGAGCTGAATCTCACTAGTAAAGAACTAGCAGATCTTGACCCTGATCTGCTGAATGGCAAACTGGGAGAGAGGTCTGTTTTTGGACAGCCAATCCCTAAAGATAAATCTCCTTGCAAGCTCTTCTTCTGGAAGACCTTCTCATGTTAA
- the LOC127628486 gene encoding 6-phosphogluconate dehydrogenase, decarboxylating-like, which translates to MRKFIRNGAVGVAKTLIESVILRRNLPSNMAQADIALIGLAVMGQNLILNMNDHGFVVCAYNRTVSKVHDFLQNEAKGTNVIGAESLEDMVSKLKKPRRILLLVKAGQAVDDFIDKLVPLLEPGDIIIDGGNSEYRDTTRRCKSLKEKNLLFVGSGVSGGEEGARYGPSLMPGGQKEAWPYIKDIFQSIAAKVGTGEPCCDWVGDEGAGHFVKMVHNGIEYGDMQLICEAYHLMKDVLCMDHDEMAQAFDQWNKTELDSFLIEITANILKFKDTDGSHLLPKIRDSAGQKGTGKWTAISALEYGTPVTLIGEAVFARCLSSLKDERVQASKSLTGPQGVKFTGNKAQFLEDIRKALYASKIISYTQGFMLLRQAAKEFGWSLNYGAIALMWRGGCIIRSVFLGKIKEAFDRDSELQSLLLDNFFSNAVQECQDSWRRVVSTGVQQGIPMPSFTTALSFYDGYRHEKLPANLLQAQRDYFGAHTYELLSNPGHFIHTNWTGHGGKVSSSSYNA; encoded by the exons ATGAGGAAGTTCATCAGAAACGGTGCTGTAGGAGTAGCTAAAACCCTTATCGAAAGTGTCATTTTAAGACGGAATCTGCCTTCAAACATGGCTCA AGCGGATATTGCTTTGATTGGTTTGGCTGTGATGGGCCAGAATCTGATCTTGAACATGAATGACCATGGATTTGTG GTCTGTGCGTACAACAGGACTGTGTCCAAGGTCCATGACTTTTTACAGAATGAAGCCAAAGGCACTAATGTTATCGGGGCCGAGTCACTCGAAGATATGGTTTCTAAACTCAAGAAACCTCGCCGCATCCTCCTCCTCGTCAAAGCAGGACAGGCTGTCGATGACTTCATCGATAAACTG GTTCCTCTTCTTGAGCCTGGTGACATCATCATTGATGGTGGAAATTCAGAGTACAGAGATACAACA AGACGTTGTAAGAGCCTGAAGGAGAAAAATCTGCTGTTTGTGGGGAGTGGAGTGAGTGGAGGAGAGGAAGGGGCTCGATATGGACCCTCATTAATGCCAGGTGGACAAAAGGAGGCCTG GCCATATATTAAAGATATTTTTCAGAGTATTGCTGCCAAAGTTGGCACAGGGGAGCCCTGCTGTGACTGG GTCGGAGATGAAGGAGCAGGACACTTTGTTAAGATGGTTCATAACGGTATTGAGTATGGTGACATGCAGCTGATCTGTGAGGCCTATCATCTGATGAAGGATGTGCTGTGTATGGACCATGATGAAATGGCACAG GCCTTCGATCAGTGGAATAAGACAGAGCTGGACTCTTTTCTCATTGAGATCACTGCAAATATCCTGAAGTTCAAGGACACAGATGGCTCTCACCTGCTGCCTAAAATCAGAGACAGTGCGGGGCAGAAAGGCACAGGGAAATGGACGGCCATATCCGCTTTGGAATACGGCACACCTGTCACATTGATCG GGGAGGCTGTCTTTGCCAGATGTCTCTCATCTCTGAAGGATGAAAGGGTTCAGGCCAGTAAGAGCCTCACTGGCCCCCAGGGTGTCAAGTTCACTGGAAACAAAGCACAGTTCCTTGAAGACATTAGAAAG gcTTTGTACGCCTCAAAGATAATTTCATATACTCAAGGCTTCATGCTGCTTCGGCAGGCTGCTAAAGAGTTCGGCTGGTCTCTGAACTATGGTGCTATTGCCCTGATGTGGAGAGGAGGCTGCATCATTCGCAG TGTTTTCTTGGGAAAAATCAAGGAAGCGTTTGACCGGGATTCAGAGCTGCAGAGTTTGCTGCTGGATAACTTTTTCAGTAACGCTGTACAGGAGTGTCAG GACTCCTGGCGTAGGGTAGTAAGTACAGGTGTACAGCAGGGAATCCCCATGCCATCTTTCACCACCGCACTGTCATTCTATGATGGCTACAGACACGAGAAGCTCCCAGCCAACCTGCTGCAG GCACAGAGGGACTACTTTGGTGCCCACACTTACGAGCTTCTGTCAAACCCTGGCCATTTCATCCACACTAACTGGACTGGCCACGGAGGAAAAGTGTCATCATCATCCTATAACGCCTAA